Sequence from the Muntiacus reevesi chromosome 17, mMunRee1.1, whole genome shotgun sequence genome:
AATGCAGTTTCCCAATTTTGCTTTCATATATACctggaaaacagaaaggaaaataactCTACCAGCTTGTTGATAATGTTTGGTCATCTCTGATTGACAGGGTTCTGGGTATTGTTTTTCTTCAAGTTTCtcaaaattttccatatttttcacaGGGAGAATGTTATCATCCCAGGGATATGTGATATGAAACAGCCAATCTTATCATCTATGTGTACTGTATGTCAGTCTTGGTAGATTTCAGCATTGTATTTTACTCCCAAAACTGACTGTGAGGCACTTTAAATCTTTAGCTAGATTTAAAGTAAACACTAAAGTCATTGCGCCAAGATGAGCTTTGAGCTGTTTAAAAATGTGGTGGGAATTGTCTTACAGTTTTGAAAGCTCTTACCTACCCTCAACTTTCCTCATTCCTATTTAGttttaaacaaaaagcaaaaatcaaaaacaaagcaaaactttaTCTATCCCCAGTGCGGGGtggcggggcggcggggggcgggggggaagccCAACTTAACTACCCGGGTCTAAACCAGATCTAAGTAAAAAGAGGAAGAGGGCGAGAATTGAGAATTGAGAACtttctccccatcccctccctcccaaactcCACATCTTGATTGAATTAACTAACCATATGAGGATTGAGGGCAGTGTCATTTCATTCTGGGTTGCACAAAGTGGTCatcatctctatttctgcctgcAGTGTTGTATTAGATCCTCTAAGCCTTTTCCTCCATGAGATCCTGAACCTACTGTTTCTCCAAATTATGCCCCCTTCTGCTTCCTTCTCCCATACATGTCTTATCTTCAGCCCATAAAATAATCCTGGACGTAATAGGAACTCCATACACAATGgatggaaagagagaggaagagagacagatcaATAAACAAATGGATAGGTAGCAAGTTCCATTACAGAGTGTTCTGCTCCTTTTGGGGGCactcaaacatttattttttattgagttaaCCTTGAAAAAGAGGCCAATTTTCCAAGGATGAAATGAACGTGAAGATTAGCTGTCATCTCTGCAATTCTTGATAAGAGACATGGAATGCCTAGTCTCAACTTTATATATGGACTTGACTCTAGTTTCTACTAAGACTTGTTTAAAACCTggagtaaattattttaaacactaCTACACATAATAGGGTCACCGCCACCATTTGCTGGATGTGTAGGATTGACCGTAATGCTGTGAAAATGGAatgtatagaatatattttttttttaatttatttatttggctgcaccaggtgttagttgcagcatgtgggatgatccagttccctaaccagggatcaaaccctggccccctgcactgaaagcatagaatcttagccaccagaccatcagggaagtccccaggataAATACTTAATGCTCTATTGAATCTAAAAGGCTATTTAGGACACACCAATATAGTATTCGTCATTGTGTTCCctttataaagtttatatttaGTTAAATCATAAGAATGGAGGGAAAACAGAAGCatatcatgaaaaaaataagccatgTGCCAACTGGAGTTTCTGTAGCCTTCATATAACTTTCATATGCAGACTTCCAGAGATCTTTAGGAAGTTCCAAAGTCTTATCTGAAACTTAGTTTCCGCATTTGCAAGGGGAGAATATTAATTATACTGCCCTTCAAGTTGTGATGAGGATGATGAATAGCTTGATAAATATTAGTTGACTTGGATTCTGTctgaattaacatttttttaaaaaagaaaaaggggtacccaaagccagtgctctgtgtgaACCTGGAGGGATATTCAGgttggaggggacacatgtatacctatggctaatgtatggcaaaatcatcataatgttgtgaagtaattatcctccaattaaaataaataaataaaattttaaaaaaatcctcctgcctgGTTAGGAAGCACTTCAGGTAGGAGGTAACTTAGCTGTGATTTGGAGGAAAAGGACCAAAAAGAAATTAGTTGTGAATTTCAGGCCTGGTTTATCTAGTTAAAATTATGTTTACTCCGATTcattcatgggcttccccagtggctcagcggtaaagaacccacctgcaatgcaggaaacacagagaagtgggttcaatccccgcatcaggaagatcccctggaggagggcatggcaacccactccagaaaaaaaaaagttctctaaGTACCAGGGTGACAGCTCACAACCTAGAGAAAGTGGACATGTaaactgaataatttttaatattatttttccagGTGAGCTGGCATTGGAAGAACTTAACTGAACTGGATCAGCTATGGATGCTAAAATGTTTAAGGTTTAACTGGTACCTCAATTTCTCCCCAACCCCCTATGAGCAGGGTGTATGGAAGAAGCATTATATTCAAATGGTGAAAGAACTCCATGTTACCAAGCCCAAGGTAAATTTGGGAAAAGGATCAACAGAATTACTAATATCAGCTACTTAGGAATTCTAGAACTAAGTTGTGGAAGGTCATTGGTTCAAAAGAAATATACCATGACTACAAAATTCCCTTGTTCTAAGAACTTAACAGCTCTTTTCAAGATACCCATGTTAGTTGAAAGTCATCTGACACTCACAAACCACAGTTCCATCCAGGTTAGGACTTGGAgctcctctttctctctggaTTCCTGAATTTCTGTGTCTCTAACGCCTACAGAACCCAATTCTGACACTGGGATTCTGTGGGTAATGTGCAGTATTTATTACCTATGGGTCATCAAATTTTACTTAACTAATTCAAATTTTCTGTGATTCTACCAGGCAAACTGAAGTTTATGTTTCTAtcatttataaagaaaagttTTGCAATAAATTAGTAATTAGGAAAGGGCATAATAGGcatattaaaattctttttactttagAAACTAGCAATGTAAAGTCCCTACATAGAATCGTAAACAGTAAATAATATGAGTATAAATTTTTCTAGTGGTTTTCTATGCATTATAACCAATGTTTATGTTCATTCTTAGAGTCACAGTTAATTAGATAAGTTATGGGAAATTTTTATGAGCTTTTTCTTTATGGCATGACCTATATACATGCAGAGTTGTGCATCGTTTTGTATAATAGAAGAGTTCCTGAAAATTAggtgtaaattaaaatttttaaattagttttaaaaccACAGggattttttaatatagaaaagcTGCAGTGAGTCCTTTTTGAATTGAAGAATCCTTTTGAAATACAAATAGTTGGTTCTTAACATGctcatttacatttcattttattgtgtttaCTTGAAGTAGAAACCCTCTACATTTAATATAGTAATAAACTGCATAATTAATACTGttatgattaaaataataaaagcagccTTTCTGATTTCAATGATAGCTGTTCTTCatgagaatttcttttaaaaagaaaaattttaaatgcagtgGTGgaagagttatttttaaaattacaatagcTATGACTCCTTTTATCACAAGGCTTTCCTTAACTCTCATTCGAAGTCACTCATAGGCAGGAAAGGCTTCAATAGGTGAAGCTTGGGTTATTCTGGGGCAGAGGAGAGAAAAGTGATTAACCAGGTTGTAGAATGAAAAAAGGTTTTGAGTATTGTATGTAATACTGATTTTAAAACTTGGTCTTCAACAATAACTCTTTTTCCAGAAACTATTtatgcatttccctggtggctcagatggtaaggaatccacctgcaatgcagcagattcAGGTTTgtgccctgggtcgggaagatcccctggagaagagaatggcaacccactctagtattcttgcctggagaatctccatggtcagaggagcctggtgggctacagtccataggatcatagagttggacatgactgagcaactaacacacacatattttaaaataatgaatagttCTGGTACAAGAAAATTGACACATTGTTGCTTAGTATTCAATTTCTTTAGGGAGTACTTTGTTATAGtaaatttcagtttttctacTAAAGAAAAAACTGGCAAATTAAACCcagtaatatataaaaaaagaataatacatgATGACCAAGTGGGATATATCCAAGGAGAGTAAGGTTGGCATAATATTCAAAAATCAGTCCATGTAATTcacagaataaaagagaaaagatatatggtcatttcaatatatgcaaacaaaagcatttaaaattttttcaacatTTGCGATTTTAAAAAGTCTCAAAAGGCTTTGAGTAAAGGGAACAAATTTTTTGTTTACTTAAGAGAAAAGTCACCAGTTTTCATTATTATCTGTTTTGTTAAGGGGTCAATATTTTGtacttttcaaaatgaatgaTGTTTGTTTATGTATATGGTTACTAGCATCCTTGCCTAAATTTTCTCGCCTGAAACTGCTTTTTTATTATCATGATTCTTTATTACCAGTGGTGTTAAACGAGACCTCTTCCAGCAAAAATAGACTTCATTCAGTGTAAACTCAGAAAAATGAAGTGAATGtccatcttattttatttattttgttttttggccactgcATGTgacttgggatcttagttccctgaccagggattgaactcctgctCTCGGTAGTGAAAGcgtagattcctaaccactggaccaccagggagttccttGAATGTCCATTTTAAGTGAGATCCGCACTGTactatgctcagtcatatccaactcttttcaaccccatggactgtagcccaccaggctcctctgtccatgggggttctccaggcaagaacactggagtaggttgccatgccctcctccaggattcgCACAAAACATCGAATACTAATCTAGTAATGAGCCATCaattatataaaagtaaaatgtctTCTTACTCTGCTACTTACAATCACTCActaaatcagtaaatatttattaaatactgtTATGTGCCAGGTGCTAAGAGTACAATGGTCTTAACCCCACTTTCTGGGAGCCTAGTTTATGGCCCGGGACACAGACAAACAGTTACCACATTGAATACGAAGTACTATCTATCCTATAATAGAAATATGTACAAAGAACAACTGAAACAAGGATAAGAAACTAACTGATTCTGCTTGGAGGAACTTGGGGAATTTAAGAATTTTCACAAACAATTTAAGCAAACCAATTTACTGAGCAAAGCTTCCATAATCtcttaaagaacaaaaattaagcCTTTAATGGCTTCTCAACATAGCAGTACCTCTTCCCTTAGGCTACAACTGCATAAAAACCCTTACGAAttttatacacacaaaaaaaacagacTTTCATTTGGGGcaattaaaaaatagactttcaaaaaaaaatagactttccCAATTCTTTGGAAATGGCTGAAGTTTTGATAATTGATAAAATCTATAGTTTACCCGTACATAATGGAAATTGTCTCTGTGTTTTAGATAGGTAGGACAGGGTACTGTTTTtaagaatgtatatttttatgaaCAAATAAACTGCAGTTGTGGAATAACTGTATAATAATACGGTAGGTGAGGTGGCAATATAGGATAGAGAAGTTCATTGTGTGGGCTTGAAGCTGGACAATCCTGGATTCAAATTCTGACCCTGTGTCTTATTACTTGTGTCTTAATAGTAGTAGTGGAAAAATTAATCAGTTTATCCtatcttcagttttctcttctgtaaaatggaagtagTTATGATTACCTTTCAAAGTTATCATGAAGGTTAAATAAAGTAATGTAGGaacgggactttcctggtggtccaatggttaagactccatgctttcaatgtaaggggtgcgggtttgatccctggtagggagaattaagatcccgcatgcctcactGTATAACCCCcctcaaaaaatattaataatgcagGAATACTTCCTgagacagtgcctgacacatacaAGTACCTCTGGGTTGGTGGCTGCTGTAATCATTGACACCATTATCACTGCCAACTTGgtgataatgataatgatgatttttttttaaagaattcatttatttattcatttttggttgCAAAGGGTCTTCGCTACTGCCCTTGggcgttctctagttgcagtgagcaggggctttTCTCTACCTTCCATGCTCAGGACTCTTATTGCAATGGCTtcgcttgttgcagagcacagactctagagctcTGGCCCAGTGGTTGTGGCACCGcgggcaagtggaatcttcctggaccagggattgaaccgtgtcccctgcgttggcaggcaggttcttaatcactcgaccaccagggaaatccatgttctttgttttacttttgttattattatagtGTTTTGagaacagaaataattttctccttCTAGACACCTCCAAAAGATGGGTTTGTGATCGCGGATGTTCAACCCATTAGAAGCAGTTCTCCAGGGGGAAAGCTGTCTCCTTCATCTGCTTTCCGATCCTCTTCctctttgagaaagaagaaccacCCAGGGGAGAAAGAACTCCCACCCTGGAGGTCTTCTGACAAGCATCCAACTGATATCATTCGCTTCAATTACCTGGACAACTGTGACCCCATTGAACACAGCTGGCAAGGGTAAGAACTGTGCCCTTCTCCACTTCTTTCCTTTTAGAAACAATTTACTGGCACTTTGGTCTAcgaaaagatgaaaacagaagCTACTGTGAAATACGAATGCTTTTcactggtgatggtggtttagtcactgagtcctgtcagactctgtggaaacccatggactgtagcccaccaggctcctctgtccatggggattctccaggcaagaatactggagtgggttgccattctcttctccagcagatcttctcaactcagggatcaaaactgcatctcctgcattgcaggtggattctttactgctgagccaccagcgatgCCCCAAGAAGCAAAAAGTGATTGAAAGTAAATGAAACTTTATTGGTAAATTTGacctttcctttaggatttgtttGCATTTTGTAGCTATAATGTTTTCCTTAcagcttcttttaatattttaatacctCAGATTCCAATCTAGCACCATAGGGTTCATATAGTCTTTTCTGTCTTTGCGCCTCTCTTCTGTGACattgagatatatacatatatttgattatatatatacatacataattttgtatggggtttcctggtggctcagaacccacctgcaatgtaggagacctgggttccgtccctgggttgagaagatcccctggaggagggcatggtaacccactccagtattcttgcctggagaatccccatggacagaggaggctggcaggctacaaaaagagttggacacaactgagcgactaagcacagtacagcgTGATTTtgtataaaaaatatatgaagtatacacacagagaatatagttactTAGCAGATTCTGGAAGTAATTTCTGAATTGCTAACTCATATCATTGTCAAAACAAATTTGCTAACTAGAGTTCAATGTTGGTTTCTGGTTCATTTTGCCTTTAGCCTGAGGGTATAtactcataataataataatgtggatCCATACTTTATCCTATTATAtgcaagcattttaaaaaacaaatattaatgttAATACAAACAAGACTATTGAAAACAGCTTAAGATGTCTTTGCCTGTGCTTTTGTCCTTAGGATATGTTCTACTAAGGCTATTCAGACAATTGACTGTGTTAAAGTCCCATAAAGTTATTCCTTTGTGTGGGGTAACACCACCAGCTGCTTTtagattttggatttttttttcttttatttcataattttgagATGGTTCCAAAGTCAAATACACAAAACAAAGTGCATCTGGAGAAGTCTCCAATACTGTTCCGTGTTCCTAATTGGATCACAGGGGAATCCTATGAATAggtaactatttttttaaaaagtccttacatttaaaaaatcataaaggaGGGGAAGTGAGgcagatgaaaaaatataaacacatacagACACATGCACCCCTTTCTGAAAGAAATGGTGTCACACAGTACATACCACTTTGTCccgctttctttctttctgtaacaATATATCCTGGAGCTCACTCCACAGGTATATAAAGAAATACCCTGACCTCCTTTTTACAGCCCACACTCCTCCATTGTGTGGATGCGTCAGAGTTTATTCAACCCcttctctattgatggacacttgactTGTTTCCAGCTGAGTGAAGATAATCTTTTAAACCGCAGGAACAACAAAATCAAATAGACAAACAGCTATGCCAACCACCAAAgctttaaaatgatatttataatTTCCCCAATGCTCTCCAATtaacaggagaaggaaaagacatgaAGTGACTCCAGCTTTCAACCGACAGTCAcgtgataagaaaaataaatcacaggACAGATCTAAACTAAGAAGAGCACAGTCGCTGGTAAGTATTGCTTACAAACTATTTCCCCCCATAATGTTAATGAAAAATGCTGGGTCTCTGTAATCCTCTTCTTGAGATTGATTTTTCTGGGGGGGAACCATCAAGTAACGGTTTAAATTCTGGTCTCTGACACTGActggctagctgtgtgaccttgaagataccctttatttaatctctctgagcctcagtcttttTAAAAGCTTGGATGGATTGGTGTGTGTGAATCTGCTTTGAAAACTATACAATATAAAGGAAGTATTATTATCactgtttcttcttctgtgagtCCGTTGGGGTCAGAGAGGGGAGCCTATAGAAATTTCTCTATAGAAATTACTTATCTGTAGAATATAAGGTCCACTGACCTAAGAAAAAGGTATTGTGCTGCGCtgagttggtcagttgtgtccaactttctgcagtcccggggactgtagcccaccaggctcctctgtccacagaattttccaggcaagaatactggaatggattgccctTTTCtattcccggggatcttcctgacccagggatcgagcccaccttctcttgcatctcctgcattggcagaattctttaccacaggcactacctgggaagcccaagaaaaagaTATTGAGTTAGCCAAAAACTTCATTCTGGTTTTTCCTtagcatcttatggaaaaacccaaacatttTGGCCAGCCCCATACACGTTCCATAGCTGTTCTGTCACCAGTGGAACATGATAAAAGTGCATTCTaaataacttcagaaaaaaaatgaattaagaacttttctttccctaattaaaaaatagcTAATTGACAACCTAATAAAAGTCAGTGGTTGTGACTAGGGAGCATTATTATTTCAGAGCAGAATTTCCCAAATTGTGGTTCTGTACCCCCAATGGATCCCTTTCAGCACATATGAGAGTCTTTGGAGCCAAGTAGAAGGGAATAAGGGTGGAATAAAAAGTTTCCATTAGtagtaaagatttagaaaaaggcTGCAGATACACACTAAaggaaaattaatataaaatggaTGTCAGTTGGGAGAAGGATAAGTGTGTACTCATGAATAAATCACTTTTATAGCTCTCCTTTAAAGCTTAATTACTTTCTGTTTCAATACATTTTCAAGTGTTATGttccaaaaagagagagagagagagatgagcttTTTGAAATAGGTTAGTCTATATTCTGAGGAGACAATCTGGTTGGACGGGATGAGACTTATCACAGACATATGTATGGAGGCCCAAGGGAATGAGGAAGCTTAAAATAGAGCAGTAAAATTGTCAGTGAAAACCATTAATTGGGAAAAATAACTATGAGGTTTATCACCCGAGACACTCAGGCATGCGGCTGCCTAGTTGCCGGCCCCTCCTCAGCCAGAAGTAGAAGAGAAATCTGGGGGAGAATAGGGAATTTGCAGGAAGATAAAAGTTGGTGACGTATGCTTACAAACTATGAGCACAATCAGACATTTCTctggcttaaaaaacaaaacaaaaatcaaaggctAAACAGAAACCCTCCCTCTGGGTTTTTGACATTCACCATCTGTCACCCTCTAGCAGGGCTTGCTTAAGTTAAAATAGTCATAAATTAAAGACTTCAAAAGTTGTGCTCATTCAAGCTGAAAGGGAAACCAGGGCAAAGTAAACGAGAATGGAACACCGTTAAGCTATGAGTAGGTGAGGTGGGCGATTGTATGGATCTACTTGTGTGTGTTATTTgatcagtcacgtccgactctttgtgaccctgtggactgtagcccgccaggctcctctgtccatggaattctccaggcaagaatattggagtgggttgccatttcctcctccaggggatcttcccgacccaaggattgaacctgggtctcctgctttgcaggtgggttctttaccatctgagccaccagggaagcatacttGTGTGGTTTTGTAAATATGCTGATTAGAATCACTATTTCTGCTTAATTATGATAAGGAGCGTTGAGGCATAATTAAACCGTCCAAAATGTTTGACTCTACATTGGCGTCTGTGATGTGCGTGCATGCCtagtcttctctgactctttgcgaccccatggactgtagtctgccaggctcctcctttccatgggattttccagacaagaatactggggcgggttgccatttcctactccaggagatctttcagtcccagggatcgaacctgagtctactgcatctcctgcatgggcaggcagagtctttgccactgtgccaatGGGGGAGCCTTGCGGCTATTCAGGCCACAGGCTGCAGGTGGCTAAGGCCCTCCCAACTGTGCCAGTTGCCCCACCGTCCACCACATCCCTCCCTTGGAGGAAAGGAGCAACCTCCTACATGAGGCAAGGTGATTGTGAAAATGAAATACTAGCTATGAGGCCTGAGAGGAGAGGAACTGGGTCTTGGGGAAATTCATTTAGGGGAGATAAAGTAAGGAGTAAATAAAATCTGACAATAGAATGGATAatgaaggacctactgtatagcacagggaactctgcttaatgttatgtggcagcctggatgggagaggggtttgggggagaatggatacatgtgtacgtatgtctgagtccctttgctgtccacctgaggccatcacaacattgttaattggctatattccagtgtcaaataaaaagctgaaaacaaaacagaaacgaCAAGTGCAGCTGTGGAGAGAGAGTGGTAGACACAGCCCAGGTGTGATTAAAGTGGAGAAAATCACACATTCATCAGATAGAAAGTTCTTGCATCATTTAGACAGGTTTATCTAGGAAGATTCAGGAGGAACTAGAGAAACAGGTGAACAGGAAAAACTTAGGGGAACACCTTACAAAGCCAGGATGAGAAGGATAGATCACCAACGCCCAGGGAGGACCTAAGGCCTGAACAGTGGCGGGCTCCCTGTCCCTCGAAGTGGAAAAGGATACTAGGAGAAGCTAAAACTTTGTGAAATGGAGGGATTAGAAGAAAAACAACACCGGTGTGAAGTACAAAGAATATTCCTTTGAATATctccaaactttttggcaccagagaccactttcatgaaagaaaattttttccaTGAATTGGGGAAgggggaatggtttcaggatgattcaagtgcattacatttattgtgtactttatttctattattattacatcagctccacctcagatcatcagatattagatcccggaggttggggacccctctCTCGGCTATCTCTCAAGGGCATGGCTCTCAGGTCACTGAGGCATCTTCACTGTTTGCCTGTCATTACTGAAAGCCTTCAAATATTAGAGTTCTCCCCCTAAACAGAAACATTCTCAAGGAAACAGTTTCAAATCTGTGTATATTGCTGTGAGCTGGTGATGTTTTCTACTATTATTAGGTTTGAGTTTCAAGGGTACCTGATTCCCCTTTTAATTCCTGCACTGCCTCATCATAGCTGCTTCATTGAACCACCTTTTGGTGTGAATCACTGATAGGAGCtaggcttcccatgtggttcagtggtaaagaatccacctgccaatagtggagatacaggtttgatccctgggttgggaagattcccctgcgagaagaaatgacaacccactccaatattcttgcctgggaaaatcctatggacagaggagcctggcaggctacagtctgtggggtcccgaagagttggatacgactgagcaaatCTCTGTCTATTCGATCACCAATGCTTTATCATTTTGAAGgtgatttattaaaattatataaacatcAAGGTATGTTCATTACCATTAgttttttgttgtggtggttgtttgtttgttttgctttttggccacaccatgtggcatgtgggatcttaattcctgaccagggattgaacctgtgaacCTTTGCATTGGAcgctcagaatcttaaccactggaccattaagGAAGTCCCATCATTAGTTATAATAAAGTTCCAGACAGAACAAAGTCAAGAAAAAATACAAGC
This genomic interval carries:
- the FBXO16 gene encoding F-box only protein 16 isoform X4, giving the protein MMAFAPPKNTDGPKMQTKMSTWTPLNHQLLNDRVFEERRALLGKWFDKWTDTQRRRILTGLLERCSLSQQKFCCRKLQEKIPTEALDFTTKLPRVLSLYIFSFLDPRSLCRCAQVSWHWKNLTELDQLWMLKCLRFNWYLNFSPTPYEQGVWKKHYIQMVKELHVTKPKTPPKDGFVIADVQPIRSSSPGGKLSPSSAFRSSSSLRKKNHPGEKELPPWRSSDKHPTDIIRFNYLDNCDPIEHSWQGRRKRHEVTPAFNRQSRDKKNKSQDRSKLRRAQSLAKV